From a single Litorilinea aerophila genomic region:
- a CDS encoding HypC/HybG/HupF family hydrogenase formation chaperone → MCLGVPGQVVRIEESAQGIPMGKVSFGGITKDVCLAYVPDAQVGDFVVVHVGFAISKLDEEEARQVFEFLRQMEELAELEIPQPEYASEDGPPAGTDPGHPSEEGKQI, encoded by the coding sequence ATGTGTCTCGGTGTTCCGGGCCAGGTAGTACGAATCGAGGAATCCGCCCAGGGCATCCCCATGGGCAAGGTCAGTTTCGGCGGCATCACCAAGGACGTCTGCCTGGCCTATGTCCCCGATGCCCAGGTGGGGGATTTCGTGGTGGTCCACGTGGGCTTTGCCATCAGCAAGCTGGATGAAGAGGAGGCCAGGCAGGTTTTCGAGTTCCTGCGCCAGATGGAAGAGCTGGCCGAGCTGGAGATCCCCCAGCCCGAATATGCCTCCGAGGACGGACCACCGGCGGGAACAGACCCTGGCCATCCATCGGAAGAGGGGAAGCAGATATGA
- a CDS encoding CBS domain-containing protein codes for MLVKDCMTRHPVMVSPTTSAAEAQRIMAENQIRHLPVVGDGKRFLGLITRQRLALKTDAIGSLNIWEISRYLSDLKVRQVMLKAPQVYTVTPDVSVERAAAIMSEHKIGCLPVLEDDVVVGIATQMDILRSFQEMLGLPHEGVRVTVRFPDQPGQFIKLMNVLAEHRWGVMGIGTFPSRRRPGFYDAVLKIPHVTPQEVETAFRAIPEHEIVDIRTEV; via the coding sequence ATGCTTGTGAAAGACTGTATGACCCGGCACCCGGTGATGGTGTCGCCCACCACCTCGGCGGCGGAGGCCCAGCGCATCATGGCCGAGAACCAGATTCGGCATTTGCCTGTGGTGGGCGATGGGAAGCGCTTTTTGGGCCTGATCACCCGGCAGCGCCTGGCACTGAAAACCGACGCCATCGGCAGCCTGAACATCTGGGAGATCAGCCGCTACCTGAGCGACCTCAAGGTGCGCCAGGTGATGCTCAAAGCGCCACAGGTGTACACGGTGACGCCCGACGTCAGCGTGGAGCGGGCCGCGGCCATCATGAGCGAGCACAAGATCGGCTGTCTGCCTGTGCTGGAGGACGACGTGGTGGTGGGCATCGCCACCCAGATGGACATCCTCCGCAGTTTCCAGGAGATGCTGGGGCTGCCCCACGAGGGGGTGCGGGTCACCGTGCGCTTCCCCGACCAGCCGGGCCAGTTCATCAAGCTGATGAACGTCCTGGCCGAGCACCGCTGGGGGGTGATGGGCATTGGCACCTTTCCCAGCCGCCGTCGTCCCGGCTTTTATGACGCGGTGCTCAAAATTCCCCATGTCACACCCCAGGAAGTGGAAACCGCCTTCCGTGCCATCCCGGAGCATGAGATCGTGGACATCCGCACCGAGGTATGA
- a CDS encoding HipA family kinase — MSTPTLRTVMATRYIQPLREGGSLPALVEADDGELYVMKFRGAGQGVRALIAELVAGEIARLLGLRVPEIVFIHLEPGFGRSEPDPEIQDLLQASYGLNLGMRYLPSAFAFNQLLKPPPSTELASAIVWFDALVTNVDRTPRNVNLLIWQKQLWLIDHGASLYFHHDWNNYLERSQTPFPLIRQHTLLPFAASIPEADARLRPILTEERLLAILSLIPEEWLGDEPQFRSPAEHRHAYLAYLMSRLNASTRFVEEAVHAHAQLL, encoded by the coding sequence ATGTCCACCCCAACCCTGCGCACGGTGATGGCGACCCGCTACATCCAGCCCCTGCGGGAGGGCGGTTCCTTGCCTGCCCTGGTGGAGGCCGACGACGGTGAGCTCTATGTCATGAAGTTCCGGGGAGCCGGCCAGGGGGTGCGCGCCCTGATCGCGGAATTGGTGGCCGGGGAGATCGCCCGCCTGTTGGGGCTGCGGGTGCCGGAGATTGTGTTCATCCACCTGGAGCCGGGCTTCGGCCGTTCGGAGCCAGATCCCGAGATCCAGGATCTGCTGCAGGCCAGCTATGGCCTCAACCTGGGCATGCGCTATCTACCCAGCGCCTTCGCTTTCAACCAGCTGCTGAAGCCACCCCCGTCCACGGAACTGGCATCGGCGATCGTCTGGTTCGACGCCCTGGTGACCAACGTGGATCGGACGCCCCGCAACGTCAACCTGCTCATCTGGCAGAAACAGCTCTGGCTCATCGACCACGGGGCTTCCCTCTACTTCCACCACGACTGGAACAACTATCTGGAGCGCAGCCAGACGCCCTTCCCCCTGATCCGCCAGCATACGCTGCTGCCCTTTGCCGCCAGCATCCCAGAGGCGGATGCCCGGCTGCGCCCCATCCTGACCGAGGAGCGGCTGTTGGCCATCCTCTCCCTGATTCCGGAGGAATGGTTGGGGGACGAGCCCCAGTTCCGCTCCCCGGCGGAGCATCGGCACGCCTATCTGGCCTACC
- the hypF gene encoding carbamoyltransferase HypF → MTEQRLRVEIHGAVQGVGFRPYVYRLAVAMGLRGWVINDTQGVFIEVEGNRSTLEDFLARLSADKPPRARIDSLDAVWLAPVGYGDFEIRHSQEQGVKTVLVLPDIATCADCLAEVADPADRRYRYPFTNCTNCGPRFTIIQALPYDRPHTTMAHFAMCPQCRAEYENPLDRRFHAQPIACPACGPQLALYGASAGAVFGDVSGGRPGTTARESGRWPRSAGGWHLMAEGEGALRSAADALKAGAIVAVKGLGGFHLMVDAGNPQAVARLRERKPRRDKPFALMARDLDQARTLCRVSPQAAEALTGPEAPILLLPRRAGAPVADNVAPGSPNLGVMLPYTPLHHLLLQELDFPVVATSGNLTDEPICTDEWEAMERLGHVAGCFLIHDRPIARHVDDSVAWILDGEVRLLRRARGYAPLPVRMARPLPTLLGVGAHLKNTVALSVGEQVFISQHIGDLETAEALAAFERVIADFLRLYEARPVAIAHDLHPDYLSTRWAQQQLEQSGPGAGLTLIPVQHHHAHLAACLAENQAEGPALGVTWDGTGYGPDGTVWGGEFLLGDATGFTRVAHLRPFRLPGGEAAIQEPRRVALALLWELDGERALLREDLVPVQALSPTERRVLAQMLDRGIHAPWTTSAGRLFDGVAALLGLHPRVTFEGQAAMALEFVADPDVRDAYPVALVAQPCGDPSANHAPWAGVWDWGPLVEALLDDLARGTEVGVMAARFHNAAAAAILAIAQAVGEPRVALTGGCFQNRLLTERAVVQLRQAGFQVLLHRQVPPNDGGISLGQVAVAAARWAGGG, encoded by the coding sequence ATGACCGAGCAGCGTCTGCGGGTGGAGATCCATGGGGCGGTGCAGGGCGTCGGCTTTCGCCCCTACGTGTATCGCCTGGCCGTGGCAATGGGCCTGCGCGGTTGGGTCATCAACGACACCCAGGGCGTGTTCATCGAAGTGGAAGGGAACCGGTCCACCCTGGAGGACTTCCTGGCACGCCTGTCGGCCGATAAGCCGCCACGGGCCCGGATCGACAGCCTGGACGCTGTCTGGCTGGCGCCCGTGGGCTATGGGGACTTCGAAATTCGCCACAGCCAGGAACAGGGCGTCAAGACGGTCCTGGTATTGCCGGACATCGCCACCTGCGCCGACTGTCTGGCCGAGGTGGCCGATCCTGCCGATCGGCGCTACCGCTATCCCTTCACCAACTGCACCAACTGTGGACCCCGGTTTACCATCATTCAGGCCCTTCCCTACGACCGGCCCCACACCACCATGGCCCATTTCGCCATGTGCCCCCAGTGCCGGGCCGAGTATGAAAACCCGCTGGATCGGCGCTTCCATGCCCAGCCCATCGCCTGCCCGGCCTGTGGCCCCCAGCTGGCCCTGTACGGCGCCTCGGCCGGGGCTGTCTTCGGGGACGTCTCCGGAGGCCGGCCCGGGACGACTGCCCGGGAAAGTGGCCGCTGGCCCCGGTCGGCGGGCGGATGGCACCTGATGGCGGAAGGGGAGGGTGCCCTGCGGAGTGCTGCGGACGCCCTGAAGGCGGGGGCCATCGTGGCGGTGAAAGGGCTCGGCGGCTTTCACCTGATGGTGGACGCCGGCAACCCCCAGGCCGTCGCCCGGCTGCGGGAACGCAAACCCCGGCGGGATAAACCCTTCGCCCTGATGGCCCGGGACCTGGACCAGGCGCGGACCCTTTGCCGGGTCTCTCCCCAGGCGGCCGAAGCCCTCACCGGCCCCGAGGCGCCCATCCTGCTTCTGCCCCGCCGCGCCGGGGCACCCGTGGCCGACAACGTGGCCCCCGGCAGCCCCAATCTGGGGGTGATGTTGCCCTACACACCCCTGCATCACCTGTTGCTGCAGGAGCTGGACTTTCCCGTGGTGGCCACCAGCGGTAACCTGACCGATGAGCCCATCTGCACCGACGAGTGGGAGGCCATGGAGCGCCTGGGCCATGTGGCCGGCTGCTTCCTGATTCATGACCGGCCCATCGCCCGCCACGTGGACGACAGCGTGGCCTGGATCCTGGACGGGGAGGTGCGCCTGCTTCGGCGAGCCCGGGGGTACGCTCCCCTGCCGGTGCGCATGGCCCGCCCGCTGCCCACCCTGTTAGGTGTGGGGGCCCATTTGAAGAACACCGTCGCCCTGAGCGTGGGCGAGCAGGTCTTCATCAGCCAGCACATCGGCGACCTGGAGACCGCCGAGGCCCTGGCCGCCTTCGAACGGGTCATCGCCGACTTCCTGCGCCTGTACGAAGCCAGGCCGGTGGCCATTGCCCACGACCTGCATCCTGACTACCTCTCCACCCGCTGGGCCCAACAGCAGCTGGAACAGAGCGGGCCGGGCGCAGGGCTGACCCTGATTCCGGTGCAACATCACCATGCCCACCTGGCTGCCTGCCTGGCCGAAAATCAGGCGGAAGGCCCAGCCCTGGGCGTGACCTGGGATGGCACCGGCTATGGGCCCGATGGTACCGTGTGGGGTGGGGAGTTTCTCCTGGGCGACGCCACCGGCTTTACCCGGGTGGCCCATTTGCGCCCCTTCCGCCTGCCGGGGGGCGAGGCGGCCATCCAGGAGCCCAGGCGGGTGGCCCTGGCGTTGCTGTGGGAACTCGATGGAGAGAGGGCACTGCTGCGGGAGGATCTGGTGCCGGTGCAGGCCCTGAGCCCCACCGAGCGCCGGGTGTTGGCCCAGATGCTCGACCGGGGCATCCACGCGCCGTGGACCACCAGCGCCGGCCGCCTCTTTGACGGCGTAGCCGCCTTGCTCGGCCTCCATCCCCGGGTGACCTTTGAAGGGCAGGCGGCCATGGCCCTGGAGTTTGTGGCCGATCCCGATGTGCGCGATGCCTATCCCGTGGCCCTGGTGGCGCAGCCCTGTGGCGACCCCTCGGCGAACCATGCTCCGTGGGCCGGGGTCTGGGACTGGGGCCCCCTGGTGGAGGCGCTGCTGGACGACCTGGCCCGGGGCACAGAGGTGGGCGTCATGGCGGCCCGTTTTCACAACGCTGCCGCGGCGGCCATCCTGGCCATTGCCCAGGCTGTGGGTGAGCCCCGGGTAGCTCTCACCGGGGGCTGTTTCCAGAACCGGCTGTTGACCGAGAGGGCAGTGGTACAGCTGCGACAGGCCGGTTTTCAGGTCCTGCTGCACCGTCAGGTTCCCCCCAACGATGGGGGCATCAGCCTGGGGCAGGTGGCAGTGGCCGCCGCACGCTGGGCCGGAGGAGGGTAG
- a CDS encoding HypC/HybG/HupF family hydrogenase formation chaperone, protein MGMHFVTGRVMALYQENGLSMGKVWVDGAITRISLDLLPGVAVGDVVLIHAGVALSKVEPSAPSSTGQPANQTTSGR, encoded by the coding sequence ATGGGCATGCATTTTGTAACCGGCAGGGTGATGGCTCTCTACCAGGAGAACGGCCTCTCCATGGGCAAGGTCTGGGTGGATGGGGCTATCACCCGGATCTCACTGGACCTCCTCCCGGGGGTGGCGGTGGGCGACGTGGTGTTGATTCATGCCGGGGTGGCCCTGAGCAAGGTGGAGCCGTCGGCGCCATCCTCAACAGGCCAGCCAGCGAACCAAACGACAAGCGGGAGGTAA
- a CDS encoding DNA-methyltransferase, which translates to MDDTSRAQPNGTPERPLTDAGDPRGRPDQGDDRQRPAGKRRTTTSSFGTGRRESHDATPFYSRNLHRGPAAPGRILLQALMAASSGVPPGGGPDGSAQACPAASELPLDGSPWVDRIYCHSAEDMSVIPDGEVGLAFTSPPYNVGKEYDDDLHLAAYLDLIQAVGQEVYRVLRPGGRYVINIANLGRKPYIPLHMFFYELHMRIGFLPMGEIIWRKARGASGSCAWGSWMSAKAPRLRDVHEYLLVFAKGDYSRPDKGISDISRDEFLESTLSVWEILPESAKRVGHPAPFPVELAERVIRLYSYVGDVVLDPFMGSGTTCVAALRTGRHYVGFDVEPDYCALAEARLAEASRQGDPGASSTTDPRQ; encoded by the coding sequence ATGGACGATACAAGCCGGGCCCAGCCCAATGGGACGCCCGAACGCCCCCTTACCGATGCGGGCGACCCTCGGGGGAGGCCCGACCAAGGGGATGATCGGCAACGCCCCGCAGGGAAACGTCGGACGACCACCTCCTCCTTTGGCACCGGCCGGCGTGAATCCCACGACGCGACCCCTTTTTACAGCCGCAACCTGCACCGCGGTCCAGCCGCGCCCGGACGAATCCTTCTCCAGGCGCTGATGGCTGCATCCTCCGGCGTGCCCCCGGGAGGCGGCCCCGATGGCTCGGCCCAGGCCTGTCCTGCTGCAAGCGAGCTCCCCCTGGATGGCTCCCCCTGGGTGGATCGCATCTACTGCCACTCGGCCGAGGACATGAGCGTTATCCCAGACGGGGAGGTGGGCCTGGCCTTCACATCGCCGCCCTACAACGTGGGCAAGGAGTACGACGACGATTTGCACCTGGCCGCTTACCTGGATCTCATCCAGGCCGTGGGTCAGGAGGTCTACCGGGTATTGCGGCCGGGGGGGCGCTACGTCATCAACATTGCCAACCTGGGGCGCAAGCCCTACATTCCGCTCCACATGTTCTTCTACGAGCTCCACATGCGCATTGGCTTCCTGCCCATGGGCGAGATCATCTGGCGCAAGGCCCGGGGGGCCAGCGGAAGCTGCGCCTGGGGAAGCTGGATGAGTGCCAAGGCGCCGCGGCTGCGAGACGTCCACGAGTATCTGCTGGTCTTCGCCAAGGGCGATTATAGCCGGCCGGATAAAGGCATTTCGGACATCAGCCGGGATGAATTCCTGGAAAGCACCCTCTCGGTCTGGGAGATCCTGCCAGAGTCGGCGAAACGGGTGGGCCATCCGGCGCCCTTTCCTGTGGAACTGGCTGAACGGGTGATCCGTCTGTACTCCTATGTGGGCGACGTGGTGCTGGATCCTTTCATGGGGTCGGGCACCACCTGTGTCGCGGCCCTGCGCACCGGCCGCCACTACGTGGGGTTCGACGTGGAGCCGGACTACTGCGCCCTGGCCGAAGCGCGGCTGGCCGAGGCGTCCCGCCAGGGGGATCCTGGAGCGTCTTCGACAACGGACCCGCGGCAATAG
- the hypD gene encoding hydrogenase formation protein HypD, giving the protein MKFVDEYRNEADAQKLVQAIRRVVTRPWTLMEICGGQTHTLIKFGIDHMLPPEVTLVHGPGCPVCVTPLELIDKAMAIARRPEVIFTSFGDMLRVPGSQADLLSVKAEGGDVRMVYSPLDAVKLAQKHPDREVVFFAVGFETTAPANAMAVWQARQLGLTNFSILCSHVLVPPAMEAILGSPSNQVQGFLAAGHVCTVMGYWEYEPIAEKYRVPIVVTGFEPLDLLQGIYMTLKALEEGRWGVENQYTRSVSRSGNEVAQRLLQQVFQPCDRQWRGIGLIPNSGYCLRPEFAAFDAEKRFQVEDVTAQESPLCIAGQIMQGLKKPHECSVFGTRCTPEHPLGAPMVSSEGACAAYYQYGRVTV; this is encoded by the coding sequence ATGAAATTTGTGGATGAATATCGCAATGAGGCGGACGCCCAAAAGCTGGTCCAGGCCATCCGCCGGGTGGTGACCCGCCCCTGGACCCTCATGGAGATCTGTGGGGGCCAGACCCATACCCTGATCAAGTTCGGCATTGACCACATGCTGCCGCCGGAGGTGACCCTGGTCCATGGCCCCGGCTGCCCGGTGTGCGTCACCCCGCTGGAACTGATCGACAAGGCCATGGCCATCGCCCGACGTCCAGAGGTCATTTTCACGTCCTTTGGGGATATGCTGCGGGTGCCGGGTTCCCAGGCGGACCTGCTCAGCGTCAAGGCGGAGGGGGGCGACGTGCGCATGGTCTATTCCCCCCTGGACGCCGTCAAGCTGGCCCAGAAGCACCCGGACCGGGAGGTGGTCTTCTTCGCCGTGGGCTTCGAGACCACCGCGCCCGCCAACGCCATGGCCGTCTGGCAGGCCAGGCAACTGGGGCTGACCAACTTCTCCATCCTCTGTTCCCATGTACTGGTGCCGCCGGCCATGGAGGCCATCCTGGGCTCACCCAGCAATCAGGTGCAGGGCTTTCTGGCGGCCGGCCACGTCTGCACGGTGATGGGCTACTGGGAATACGAGCCCATCGCCGAGAAATATCGGGTGCCCATTGTGGTGACCGGCTTCGAGCCGCTGGATCTGCTCCAGGGCATTTACATGACCCTCAAAGCCCTGGAAGAGGGCCGCTGGGGCGTGGAGAACCAGTACACCCGTTCCGTCTCGCGTTCGGGCAATGAGGTGGCCCAACGCCTTTTGCAGCAGGTTTTTCAGCCCTGTGACCGCCAGTGGCGCGGCATCGGCCTGATTCCCAACAGCGGCTACTGCCTGCGCCCGGAGTTCGCCGCCTTCGACGCCGAGAAGCGGTTCCAGGTGGAGGATGTCACCGCCCAGGAGTCGCCCCTGTGCATCGCGGGGCAGATCATGCAGGGGCTGAAGAAACCCCACGAGTGCAGCGTCTTCGGCACCCGGTGCACGCCGGAACATCCCCTGGGCGCCCCCATGGTCTCTTCCGAAGGCGCCTGCGCCGCCTACTACCAGTATGGGAGGGTCACCGTATGA
- the hypE gene encoding hydrogenase expression/formation protein HypE, whose translation MTADTHPDFLANLQCPIPISDYPAVSLAHGGGGRLMQMLIEKMFLPAFANPTLELLHDGAVLAVNGARLAFSTDSFVVSPLFFPGGDIGSLAVHGTVNDLAMCGARPLALSMGFILEEGLPMEELWRVVQSIQQAAQAVGVPIATGDTKVVDRGKGDGIFINTTGIGLIPAGVEISPRRAQPGDVVLISGAIAVHGIAIMSVREGLEFETALESDSAPLHELVAQILEAGQDRIHVLRDPTRGGVASALNEIAAGARVGIRLEESRIPIWEEVRGACEILGLDPLYVANEGKCLAIVAPDVAEEVLAAMREHPLGREAAIIGQVVAEHPGKVFLRSRIGGMRVVDMLSGEQLPRIC comes from the coding sequence ATGACGGCAGACACACACCCCGATTTTCTGGCCAATCTCCAGTGCCCCATCCCCATCAGCGACTACCCCGCGGTCTCCCTGGCCCACGGCGGCGGCGGACGGCTGATGCAAATGCTCATTGAGAAGATGTTCCTGCCCGCCTTTGCCAACCCGACCCTGGAGCTCCTCCACGATGGCGCAGTGCTGGCCGTGAACGGCGCGCGGCTGGCCTTCTCCACCGATTCCTTTGTGGTCAGTCCCCTCTTCTTCCCTGGCGGTGACATCGGTTCGCTGGCTGTGCACGGCACAGTCAACGACCTGGCCATGTGTGGCGCCCGGCCCCTGGCCCTCTCCATGGGCTTCATCCTGGAGGAAGGGCTGCCCATGGAGGAGCTCTGGCGGGTGGTGCAATCCATCCAACAGGCGGCCCAGGCTGTGGGCGTGCCCATCGCCACCGGGGATACCAAGGTGGTGGACCGGGGGAAGGGCGACGGTATTTTCATCAACACCACGGGGATTGGGCTGATCCCGGCGGGGGTGGAGATTTCGCCCCGGCGGGCGCAGCCTGGAGACGTGGTGTTGATCAGTGGGGCCATCGCCGTCCATGGCATTGCCATCATGTCCGTGCGGGAGGGGCTGGAGTTCGAGACCGCGCTGGAGAGCGACAGCGCGCCCCTGCACGAATTGGTCGCGCAGATCCTGGAGGCGGGCCAGGATCGGATCCACGTGTTGCGGGATCCCACCCGGGGCGGCGTGGCCAGCGCCCTGAACGAAATTGCCGCCGGGGCTCGGGTGGGCATCCGCCTGGAGGAAAGCCGCATCCCCATCTGGGAAGAAGTCCGGGGCGCCTGTGAGATTCTGGGGCTGGATCCCCTCTACGTGGCCAACGAGGGGAAGTGCCTGGCCATCGTGGCCCCGGACGTGGCCGAAGAGGTGCTGGCGGCCATGCGGGAGCATCCCCTGGGCCGGGAGGCCGCCATCATCGGCCAGGTGGTGGCAGAGCACCCGGGCAAGGTGTTCCTGCGCAGCCGCATCGGCGGCATGCGGGTGGTGGACATGCTCAGCGGCGAGCAGTTGCCGCGCATCTGTTGA
- a CDS encoding DMT family transporter, producing the protein MPTVVADKPASMVAPPAVGRATPGQSPISQQARNRGWVLALFATLCFSVAAPVARAAILAGFDATSLLAARMVLATFLLAAAIAAVNPARLKIDGPGLRMAFLVGLLNGVGMLCFFWALNFVEASLISMIISLSPLFVLSLLALRGERVTYRHGVRLVLALSGVYLLIGPSGHIHWTGFGLAFFAVMLFSLQMALIQWYLPAYDSRTVVFYVTGSMTLVVLAGWWLMGAHWAAPGWGGWLAVAVLAVVSTFLSRLAYFAAVAILGSGQLALLGPLETLLTIVWSTLFLHEQLTWLQMVGGLLILLSAALAIQRLGRARQRPRWRLRPRP; encoded by the coding sequence ATGCCGACTGTCGTCGCCGACAAGCCGGCGTCGATGGTGGCGCCGCCGGCCGTGGGGAGGGCAACGCCTGGACAAAGCCCCATCTCCCAGCAAGCCCGCAACCGTGGCTGGGTCTTGGCCCTCTTCGCCACCCTCTGTTTCAGCGTGGCGGCGCCGGTGGCCCGGGCGGCCATCCTGGCGGGTTTTGACGCCACCTCCCTGCTGGCTGCGCGCATGGTGCTGGCCACTTTTCTCCTGGCGGCCGCCATTGCCGCGGTCAATCCCGCCCGGTTGAAGATCGACGGGCCGGGCCTGCGCATGGCCTTCCTGGTGGGGCTCCTCAACGGCGTGGGGATGCTCTGCTTCTTTTGGGCGCTCAATTTTGTGGAAGCATCCCTCATCTCCATGATCATTTCCCTGAGCCCCCTGTTCGTGCTCAGCCTCCTGGCCCTGCGCGGGGAGCGGGTCACCTACCGCCATGGCGTGCGGCTGGTGCTGGCCCTGAGCGGCGTTTACCTGCTCATCGGTCCCAGCGGCCATATCCATTGGACTGGCTTTGGCCTGGCTTTCTTTGCCGTCATGCTCTTTTCCCTCCAGATGGCCCTGATCCAGTGGTATCTGCCGGCCTACGACTCCCGCACCGTCGTCTTCTACGTCACCGGCTCCATGACCCTGGTGGTGCTGGCCGGCTGGTGGCTCATGGGAGCCCATTGGGCCGCGCCGGGATGGGGCGGATGGCTGGCGGTGGCGGTGCTGGCAGTGGTCAGCACCTTCCTCTCCCGGCTGGCCTACTTTGCGGCCGTGGCCATCCTGGGCAGCGGCCAGTTGGCGCTCTTGGGCCCCCTGGAGACGCTACTGACCATCGTGTGGTCCACCCTGTTTCTCCACGAACAGTTGACCTGGCTCCAGATGGTGGGGGGCCTCCTTATCCTGCTGAGCGCGGCCCTGGCCATCCAGCGGCTGGGCCGGGCCCGGCAACGCCCCCGCTGGCGCCTCCGCCCCCGGCCATAG